From Brassica oleracea var. oleracea cultivar TO1000 chromosome C3, BOL, whole genome shotgun sequence, a single genomic window includes:
- the LOC106330310 gene encoding uncharacterized protein At4g02000-like yields MYRGTGSQATRRHDGLPKRRPHEEEEEIIRVPAFDNSNLIEKFKRTLIGRMFHSDGRSVEALLKHMPKRRIWDVEGRVRGTNLGNNKFLFDFDKEEDLEKVLQKRPCHFNRWSFALEKWTPTIKEEFPNAIPFWANVIGVPIHYRKQETLESVGKALGTFVKADVEGSKVRVLVDGDRPLKFECKVGFDNGDVVKVTIQYEDLYRYCFSCKRLPHEEGTCPDLNDEQREGNRLSRIAQHDLEEHATREAFSQPQRPRAGTEKEIHDTRSRGQELRRAEANPTEI; encoded by the coding sequence ATGTATCGTGGGACTGGATCACAAGCAACGAGAAGGCATGACGGGTTGCCTAAACGTCGACCCCATGAGGAAGAAGAGGAGATCATTAGGGTTCCAGCCTTTGACAACTCAAATCTGATTGAAAAATTCAAACGAACCTTAATTGGCAGAATGTTCCACTCGGATGGAAGAAGTGTAGAAGCGCTGCTTAAACATATGCCCAAGCGTAGGATTTGGGATGTGGAAGGCCGGGTTCGGGGAACAAACCTAGGGAATAATAAGTTCCTTTTCGATTTTGACAAGGAAGAAGATCTCGAGAAAGTCTTACAGAAACGACCATGTCATTTCAATAGATGGAGCTTTGCACTCGAAAAATGGACACCAACAATCAAGGAAGAGTTCCCAAATGCGATCCCCTTTTGGGCAAATGTGATCGGGGTTCCGATACACTACAGGAAACAAGAAACCTTGGAAAGTGTGGGGAAAGCATTAGGAACGTTCGTTAAGGCGGATGTGGAAGGAAGCAAGGTACGAGTACTGGTTGATGGTGATAGGCCTTTGAAGTTTGAATGCAAGGTTGGTTTCGACAACGGAGACGTCGTTAAGGTGACAATCCAATATGAAGACCTTTATCGTTATTGTTTCTCTTGCAAGAGATTACCGCACGAAGAAGGCACCTGCCCGGACCTAAATGATGAACAAAGAGAGGGGAACCGCTTATCAAGAATTGCACAGCATGACTTAGAGGAACACGCTACTAGGGAAGCCTTTTCCCAACCTCAACGTCCGAGAGCCGGAACAGAAAAGGAGATTCACGATACAAGAAGTAGGGGACAAGAGCTCCGACGTGCTGAAGCCAACCCCACGGAAATTTGA